The following are from one region of the Chitinophagales bacterium genome:
- a CDS encoding DNA-directed RNA polymerase sigma-70 factor, translated as MLFIRSAKKKTEPDAELIQKYRNSGDSAYIGDLFQRYTHLVFGVCLKYLKNKEDSRDAVMEVFEKILTELKRHEVENFRPWLYFVTRNHCLMKLRQEASARNHAEGYRRFMADFMEFEDVAHLLNGKAGSGQIESFLQTSIDNLREEQRHCIMLFYFENKSYEEIALHTGYSMMQVKSFLQNGKRNLKIQLQHRYGK; from the coding sequence ATGCTCTTTATCCGTTCGGCAAAGAAAAAAACCGAACCGGATGCGGAACTGATTCAGAAATACCGCAACTCCGGTGACAGCGCTTACATTGGAGACCTCTTTCAGCGCTACACTCATCTTGTATTTGGAGTATGCCTGAAGTATTTGAAAAATAAAGAAGACAGCCGCGATGCGGTCATGGAAGTGTTTGAAAAAATCCTTACCGAGCTAAAACGCCATGAAGTGGAAAATTTCCGTCCATGGCTATACTTTGTTACCCGCAATCATTGCCTGATGAAGTTACGTCAGGAAGCCTCAGCCCGCAATCATGCTGAAGGATACCGCAGATTTATGGCGGATTTTATGGAATTTGAAGATGTAGCACATCTTCTTAATGGAAAAGCCGGTTCCGGGCAAATAGAAAGTTTTTTACAGACCAGCATTGATAACCTGCGTGAAGAGCAACGGCACTGCATTATGTTGTTCTACTTTGAAAATAAATCGTATGAGGAGATTGCGCTGCACACCGGCTATAGCATGATGCAGGTAAAAAGCTTTTTGCAGAATGGCAAACGTAACCTGAAAATTCAGCTTCAGCACCGTTATGGCAAATGA
- the prmA gene encoding ribosomal protein L11 methyltransferase, with translation MDYLEISFAPLSSDQKEVLAALLTALHFEGIQEEDTLLKGYILKKNFNENSLVRMLQSTTLTRELTFRCRELPTINWNLVWEQSYQPVTIARQVRIRASFHNPDPDYPLEILIDPQMSFGTGHHETTQLMITLMLDLSLQEKTVLDFGCGTGILSILAFKRGAKHITALDVDMWASLNTQSNFEKNNVRNAVVIQGSASGIPEKQFDIILANVNKNVIIQHMEMLACRLAQGGVILFSGLLKPDEQEVIQAAGKAGLLFQKKKIKKEWIALSFTKS, from the coding sequence ATGGATTACCTGGAAATTTCTTTCGCCCCTTTGAGTTCTGATCAAAAAGAGGTGCTTGCCGCTCTCCTTACAGCACTGCACTTTGAAGGAATCCAGGAGGAAGATACCCTGCTGAAAGGGTACATTTTAAAAAAGAATTTTAATGAAAACAGCCTGGTCCGCATGCTGCAAAGCACAACACTGACCCGTGAGCTGACATTCCGGTGCAGGGAGCTACCTACCATCAACTGGAATCTGGTGTGGGAACAGAGTTATCAGCCGGTTACCATAGCCCGACAGGTCCGCATACGTGCCTCCTTCCACAATCCAGACCCTGATTATCCGCTTGAGATTCTGATTGATCCACAGATGTCATTTGGCACCGGCCATCATGAAACCACCCAACTGATGATCACGCTGATGCTGGATTTGTCTTTGCAGGAAAAAACGGTACTGGATTTTGGCTGTGGCACCGGCATTCTTTCCATTCTGGCATTCAAAAGGGGAGCAAAACACATTACAGCCCTGGATGTAGATATGTGGGCTTCCCTCAACACCCAAAGCAATTTTGAAAAAAACAACGTGCGCAATGCTGTCGTTATACAGGGCTCTGCCTCCGGCATTCCGGAAAAGCAGTTTGATATTATTCTGGCTAATGTGAACAAAAACGTTATCATCCAACACATGGAAATGTTAGCTTGCAGACTTGCTCAGGGAGGGGTAATTCTGTTCAGCGGGCTACTGAAACCGGATGAACAAGAGGTGATACAAGCTGCCGGTAAGGCAGGTCTTTTATTTCAAAAAAAGAAAATAAAAAAAGAATGGATCGCTTTAAGCTTCACCAAAAGCTGA